The following are from one region of the Nicotiana tomentosiformis chromosome 7, ASM39032v3, whole genome shotgun sequence genome:
- the LOC104100413 gene encoding G-type lectin S-receptor-like serine/threonine-protein kinase SD2-5 produces the protein MIAEWRLNIPVILFVYLIFSSSQFAISKQSWNINVSLWNSTARVPTFWINNPYVNRNYSTTDFSAITPILLSGKDSGSQFLCGFVCNYEVTGCLLGTLLVLYNSTAIEKKYTILYPQLVWSANRNHPVKANATLQLGRDGNLVLADSDGTLVWSTNTTGKPVSGLNLTEMGNLVLFDKRNRAIWQSFDHPTDSLLSGQDLVSGQKLIASISASNRSQGFFSLTILNGSLVAYTDTNPPQYYYASDYTNDTGLSFDGHTLSLASTFAQFMKLEHNGHLRLYQFDIYELDWKVISDVWTSESDVGNCGYPMVCGRYSICTSDGQCNCPYEGNFFRPSIGRKTDLGCTALTPITCDSLQYHSLLELSDTRYFAFDVNFQLNSSIWFEGIKLEDCKTACLSNCSCKAVVWDGTRRKNCLLLNEVFSIMDNGEGRDKTTVFLKVQNQSPIISGGKQSRPVKVILGSTLAALVGIILSITTWFILFKKRSQSSKVGDFLDIEPLLPGILTRFSYNELKILTEDFSKKLGEGGFGSVYEGTLSNGTKIAVKHLDDLGQVKDSFLTEVNIVGGIHHVNLVKLIGFCAEKSDRLLIYEYMVNGSLDRWISHEKKENRLTWKTRQSIISDIAKGLAYLHEDCSHKIIHLDIKPQNILLDQYFNAKISDFGLSKLIEKDKSKVLTRMRGTPGYLAPEWLSSVITEKVDVYAFGIVLLEILCGRKNLDWSQADEEDVHLLSVFRRKVEQQQLTDMVDKNDEDMLLHKEAVTEMMSIAAWCLQGDFSKRPSMSLVVKVLEGLVTVETDLDYNFTNIPEVREGNQQREATISSRFPSVLSGPRIGNLGSAYSVKVTYVHKRRGAISLYQQEYKRKYKIRVNTLINPKYPKRMTSQDHSKERVHTSASQHSTLIQTLLIKE, from the exons ATGATTGCAGAATGGAGACTGAATATTCCTGTCATTCTCTTCGTTTATCTCATTTTCTCTTCGTCTCAGTTCGCTATATCCAAACAATCGTGGAATATCAATGTCAGTCTTTGGAATTCCACCGCCAGAGTTCCCACTTTCTGGATCAATAATCCTTACGTTAATCGTAATTATTCCACCACAGACTTCTCCGCCATTACACCCATCCTTCTGAGTGGAAAAGATTCTGGCTCTCAGTTCCTCTGTGGCTTCGTCTGCAATTACGAAGTCACAGGATGCCTTCTTGGTACCCTCTTAGTACTCTACAACAGCACCGCTATTGAGAAAAAATATACTATACTTTACCCCCAGTTAGTTTGGTCTGCTAACCGAAACCATCCAGTGAAAGCCAATGCAACCTTACAACTAGGCCGAGATGGTAATTTGGTCCTGGCAGACTCTGATGGTACTCTTGTTTGGTCCACTAATACAACTGGAAAACCTGTTTCAGGCTTAAACTTGACAGAGATGGGAAATCTCGTGCTCTTTGATAAGAGAAATCGCGCAATTTGGCAGTCGTTTGATCATCCAACGGATTCTTTGCTTTCAGGTCAGGATTTGGTTTCCGGTCAGAAGCTTATAGCAAGCATTTCAGCATCCAATAGGAGTCAAGGTTTCTTTTCGCTTACTATTCTCAACGGAAGCCTTGTGGCGTACACAGATACTAATCCACCTCAGTATTACTACGCTTCAGATTATACGAACGATACTGGTTTAAGTTTTGACGGTCACACCCTTAGTCTTGCGTCTACTTTTGCTCAGTTCATGAAGCTTGAGCATAATGGACATTTACGGCTATACCAATTTGACATATATGAGCTTGATTGGAAAGTGATATCTGATGTTTGGACATCTGAATCTGATGTAGGAAACTGTGGGTACCCAATGGTGTGTGGAAGATATAGCATATGTACAAGTGACGGGCAATGTAATTGTCCGTACGAAGGGAACTTTTTCAGGCCATCTATCGGTAGAAAAACAGATCTTGGATGTACGGCGTTGACACCCATAACTTGCGACTCTTTGCAGTACCATAGTCTTCTAGAGCTCAGCGACACCAGATATTTTGCATTTGATGTCAACTTTCAACTGAATTCAAGCATATGGTTCGAGGGGATAAAGTTGGAAGATTGCAAAACGGCTTGTCTGAGTAACTGTTCTTGCAAAGCTGTTGTTTGGGATGGGACTCGAAGGAAAAACTGTTTATTATTGAATGAAGTATTCTCAATCATGGATAACGGGGAGGGAAGAGACAAGACCACAGTGTTTCTTAAGGTGCAGAATCAGTCACCAATCATTTCTGGAGGAAAGCAATCAAGACCTGTCAAAGTGATACTAGGATCTACTCTTGCAGCTCTCGTGGGGATAATCTTAAGTATCACTACTTGGTTTATACTTTTCAAAAAGAGGTCACAGTCCAGCAAGGTTGGGGATTTTCTGGATATAGAACCACTGTTACCGGGAATTCTAACTCGATTCTCTTACAATGAGCTGAAAATACTTACAGAAGATTTTAGCAAAAAGCTCGGGGAAGGAGGATTTGGCTCTGTATATGAGGGAACACTGAGTAATGGCACCAAAATAGCTGTGAAACATCTGGATGATCTAGGTCAAGTAAAGGATTCATTTCTAACAGAAGTAAACATAGTTGGTGGCATTCACCATGTCAATTTGGTAAAGCTCATTGGATTTTGTGCGGAGAAAAGCGACAGGCTTCTGATCTATGAGTACATGGTAAATGGATCGTTGGATAGGTGGATTTCtcatgaaaagaaagaaaataggcTTACATGGAAGACAAGGCAAAGTATAATATCAGATATTGCCAAAGGATTAGCTTATCTACATGAGGATTGCAGCCATAAGATAATTCATTTGGACATTAAACCACAAAACATCCTTCTAGATCAGTATTTCAATGCTAAGATATCTGATTTTGGGTTGTCGAAGCTAATTGAGAAAGACAAAAGCAAAGTTTTGACTAGAATGAGAGGAACACCAGGATATTTAGCCCCTGAATGGTTGAGCTCGGTAATCACTGAGAAAGTTGATGTGTATGCCTTTGGAATTGTGCTCTTGGAAATTCTCTGTGGGCGAAAGAATTTGGATTGGTCCCAAGCTGATGAAGAAGATGTCCATTTGCTAAGTGTCTTTAGGAGAAAAGTGGAACAACAACAGCTCACGGATATGGTGGACAAAAACGACGAGGATATGCTGCTCCACAAAGAAGCAGTGACAGAAATGATGAGCATCGCTGCATGGTGTTTACAGGGCGATTTCTCCAAGAGGCCTTCCATGTCATTGGTGGTTAAGGTACTGGAAGGTTTGGTGACTGTTGAAACCGACTTAGATTATAATTTCACTAACATACCTGAAGTTAGGGAAGGCAACCAACAGAGGGAAGCCACTATCAGTTCAAGATTTCCTTCAGTTTTATCGGGACCAAG gatcgggaatcTGGGCAGTGCGtattcggtcaaagtgacctacgtccacaagcggagaggagcaatttcactataccaacaagagtacaaaagaaagtacaaaattagagtaaatactctaattaatcccaaataccctaagagaatgacctcacaagatcactccaaagaaagggttcacacaagtgcttcccaacactcaactctcatacaaacactcttaataaaggagtaa